The Neodiprion virginianus isolate iyNeoVirg1 chromosome 5, iyNeoVirg1.1, whole genome shotgun sequence genome contains a region encoding:
- the LOC124304292 gene encoding mediator of RNA polymerase II transcription subunit 11: MTPPMERIQILESIEKDIIICLQSAGQAFVELSKEKSSLKQAESQTHQFLKTLGHVESKLSEQIHYLTQVSTGQPHEGSGYASQKVLQMAWHRLEHARSRVNELERIKNKHLHGRTVARSSQPQMLSSISLQPLSQSASNP; this comes from the exons ATGACACCGCCAATGGAGAGAATCCAAATATTGGAATCAATTGAAAAGGACATAATTATATGTTTACAAAGTGCAG GTCAAGCATTCGTCGAGTTGAGTAAGGAGAAGTCGAGCCTGAAACAGGCTGAAAGTCAAACCCACCAATTCCTCAAGACTCTGGGACATGTGGAATCAAAACTGAGTGAACAAATACACTACTTGACTCAGGTGTCGACAG GTCAACCACATGAAGGGTCGGGATATGCCAGTCAGAAGGTTTTACAAATGGCATGGCACAGGCTGGAACATGCACGAAGCAGAGTCAACGAGCTTGAACGAATAAAGAACAAACACCTGCACGGCCGAACAGTTGCCAGATCTTCGCAGCCTCAAATGCTGTCCAGTATTTCCTTACAGCCCTTATCACAGTCTGCCTCAAATCCATAA
- the LOC124304291 gene encoding rho guanine nucleotide exchange factor 7 isoform X1 gives MSKIDNPKLVVALFTFKGKNNDELCFRKGDVITITQMDDGGWWEGTLSDKTGWFPSNYVKEQKNSDSSHSSVKSSPEKTTQELAIQQRANRSVVLKDIIDSERANVAELQGLVNNFLKPLDTTGILTREEYKQLVGNILDVLEIHQHLLTSLEAACAQGSDARAGNLFLALAPRLKSIHIAYCASHPRAVCILDRFRDELNEFMEHCGAVTPGILVLTTGLSKPFRRLEKYSAMLQELERHMEKNHPDRGDTQRSVCVYREIAERCSAIRKQKELALTVLAGGIKGWEGEDLHTLGDIIYVGPVTLATGVDRRDRYFVLFSTTLLVLSTSQRMSSFVYEGKLPLTGIAVTKIDDTEDMKNGFEISGPMIESILAVCPSREERQQWIEYLTQEQRVNTAKSPSTMQHVSPLLNGKQPRMGVEGCLPPGIRSPWSIASLRPAPPLYSCKSFGKTDLLDAGGSMRIGNERMFEEDAIILRVIEGYCATVNTRLTVHSAMLECEAVHKACDKMSIMHNRVGNWDGSENRSLSETVNTLKEQIIDLQSQMVLLTRQLDDERKSRLSLAATVKRSIAVMDASVS, from the exons ATGTCCAAGATTGATAATCCAAAGCTGGTCGTGGCGCTGTTCACGTTCAAGGGAAAGAACAACGACGAG TTGTGCTTCAGGAAGGGAGATGTCATCACCATTACTCAGATGGACGACGGCGGATGGTGGGAGGGCACGCTCAGTGACAAGACTGGATGGTTTCCCTCCAACTACGTCAAGGAGCAGAAAAATTCAG ACAGCAGCCATTCATCAGTAAAATCCTCACCTGAAAAAACTACTCAAGAGTTGGCCATCCAGCAGAGAGCTAACCGAAGCGTGGTCTTGAAGGACATTATCGATTCAGAAAGAGCGAACGTCGCGGAGCTTCAGGGACTAGTTAACAACTTTCTAAAACCCTTAGACACAACCGGCAT ACTGACGAGGGAAGAGTACAAACAGCTGGTTGGGAACATACTCGACGTCCTGGAAATCCATCAACACCTTCTCACCAGTTTGGAGGCTGCCTGTGCTCAGGGTTCGGATGCTAGAGCAGGAAACCTCTTCTTGGCTTTGGCGCCGAGGCTCAAGTCCATTCACATTGCCTACTGCGCTTCCCATCCTCGAGCCGTTTGCATATTGGACAGATTCAG AGATGAGCTGAACGAGTTTATGGAACACTGCGGAGCCGTTACTCCTGGTATCCTTGTGCTAACGACTGGGTTAAGTAAGCCTTTTCGtagattggaaaaatattcggcCATGCTGCAAGAGTTGGAGAGGCATATGGAAAAGAATCACCCTGACAGAGGAGACACTCAGCGTAGCGTATGCGTCTATAGGGAAATAGCG GAAAGGTGCAGCGCAATAAGAAAACAGAAGGAATTAGCTTTGACGGTCTTGGCGGGGGGAATAAAAGGCTGGGAGGGAGAAGACCTCCACACTCTAGGTGACATAATTTACGTCGGTCCTGTAACCCTTGCTACCGGAGTCGATCGCAGGGATCGATACTTTGTGCTTTTTTCCACAACGCTGCTTGTCTTGAGCACGAGCCAGAGAATGAGCTCCTTTGTTTACGAG GGCAAGCTTCCGTTGACTGGAATTGCAGTGACGAAAATCGATGACACGGAGGATATGAAGAACGGTTTTGAAATATCGG GACCAATGATCGAAAGTATACTCGCAGTCTGCCCTAGTCGAGAAGAGCGCCAGCAATGGATCGAATATCTGACCCAAGAGCAGCGTGTGAATACAGCAAAATCACCGTCGACGATGCAGCAC GTGAGTCCACTTCTGAATGGAAAACAACCACGGATGGGGGTGGAGGGCTGTCTTCCTCCAGGAATTAGATCGCCCTGGTCAATCGCCTCGCTGCGACCAGCCCCCCCTCTGTACTCCTGCAAAAGTTTTGGCAAGACGGACCTATTGGACGCCGGCGGTTCAATGCGAATCGGTA ATGAGCGGATGTTCGAGGAGGATGCCATCATATTGAGAGTTATAGAAGGCTACTGTGCGACTGTTAATACTCGACTCACGGTGCACTCTG cCATGCTAGAATGCGAAGCAGTCCATAAAGCTTGCGATAAAATGTCGATAATGCATAATAGAGTTGGAAATTGGGATGGAAGTGAAAACAG gaGTCTATCGGAGACGGTTAATACTCTGAAGGAACAGATAATCGACTTGCAGTCGCAAATGGTGCTTCTAACGAGACAGCTGGATGATGAAAGGAAGTCACGCCTCTCCTTAGCTGCTACGGTTAAACGCAGTATTGCTGTTATGGATGCTTCTGTGTCCTGA
- the LOC124304291 gene encoding rho guanine nucleotide exchange factor 7 isoform X2, giving the protein MSKIDNPKLVVALFTFKGKNNDELCFRKGDVITITQMDDGGWWEGTLSDKTGWFPSNYVKEQKNSDSSHSSVKSSPEKTTQELAIQQRANRSVVLKDIIDSERANVAELQGLVNNFLKPLDTTGILTREEYKQLVGNILDVLEIHQHLLTSLEAACAQGSDARAGNLFLALAPRLKSIHIAYCASHPRAVCILDRFRDELNEFMEHCGAVTPGILVLTTGLSKPFRRLEKYSAMLQELERHMEKNHPDRGDTQRSVCVYREIAERCSAIRKQKELALTVLAGGIKGWEGEDLHTLGDIIYVGPVTLATGVDRRDRYFVLFSTTLLVLSTSQRMSSFVYEGKLPLTGIAVTKIDDTEDMKNGFEISGPMIESILAVCPSREERQQWIEYLTQEQRVNTAKSPSTMQHVSPLLNGKQPRMGVEGCLPPGIRSPWSIASLRPAPPLYSCKSFGKTDLLDAGGSMRIDERMFEEDAIILRVIEGYCATVNTRLTVHSAMLECEAVHKACDKMSIMHNRVGNWDGSENRSLSETVNTLKEQIIDLQSQMVLLTRQLDDERKSRLSLAATVKRSIAVMDASVS; this is encoded by the exons ATGTCCAAGATTGATAATCCAAAGCTGGTCGTGGCGCTGTTCACGTTCAAGGGAAAGAACAACGACGAG TTGTGCTTCAGGAAGGGAGATGTCATCACCATTACTCAGATGGACGACGGCGGATGGTGGGAGGGCACGCTCAGTGACAAGACTGGATGGTTTCCCTCCAACTACGTCAAGGAGCAGAAAAATTCAG ACAGCAGCCATTCATCAGTAAAATCCTCACCTGAAAAAACTACTCAAGAGTTGGCCATCCAGCAGAGAGCTAACCGAAGCGTGGTCTTGAAGGACATTATCGATTCAGAAAGAGCGAACGTCGCGGAGCTTCAGGGACTAGTTAACAACTTTCTAAAACCCTTAGACACAACCGGCAT ACTGACGAGGGAAGAGTACAAACAGCTGGTTGGGAACATACTCGACGTCCTGGAAATCCATCAACACCTTCTCACCAGTTTGGAGGCTGCCTGTGCTCAGGGTTCGGATGCTAGAGCAGGAAACCTCTTCTTGGCTTTGGCGCCGAGGCTCAAGTCCATTCACATTGCCTACTGCGCTTCCCATCCTCGAGCCGTTTGCATATTGGACAGATTCAG AGATGAGCTGAACGAGTTTATGGAACACTGCGGAGCCGTTACTCCTGGTATCCTTGTGCTAACGACTGGGTTAAGTAAGCCTTTTCGtagattggaaaaatattcggcCATGCTGCAAGAGTTGGAGAGGCATATGGAAAAGAATCACCCTGACAGAGGAGACACTCAGCGTAGCGTATGCGTCTATAGGGAAATAGCG GAAAGGTGCAGCGCAATAAGAAAACAGAAGGAATTAGCTTTGACGGTCTTGGCGGGGGGAATAAAAGGCTGGGAGGGAGAAGACCTCCACACTCTAGGTGACATAATTTACGTCGGTCCTGTAACCCTTGCTACCGGAGTCGATCGCAGGGATCGATACTTTGTGCTTTTTTCCACAACGCTGCTTGTCTTGAGCACGAGCCAGAGAATGAGCTCCTTTGTTTACGAG GGCAAGCTTCCGTTGACTGGAATTGCAGTGACGAAAATCGATGACACGGAGGATATGAAGAACGGTTTTGAAATATCGG GACCAATGATCGAAAGTATACTCGCAGTCTGCCCTAGTCGAGAAGAGCGCCAGCAATGGATCGAATATCTGACCCAAGAGCAGCGTGTGAATACAGCAAAATCACCGTCGACGATGCAGCAC GTGAGTCCACTTCTGAATGGAAAACAACCACGGATGGGGGTGGAGGGCTGTCTTCCTCCAGGAATTAGATCGCCCTGGTCAATCGCCTCGCTGCGACCAGCCCCCCCTCTGTACTCCTGCAAAAGTTTTGGCAAGACGGACCTATTGGACGCCGGCGGTTCAATGCGAATCG ATGAGCGGATGTTCGAGGAGGATGCCATCATATTGAGAGTTATAGAAGGCTACTGTGCGACTGTTAATACTCGACTCACGGTGCACTCTG cCATGCTAGAATGCGAAGCAGTCCATAAAGCTTGCGATAAAATGTCGATAATGCATAATAGAGTTGGAAATTGGGATGGAAGTGAAAACAG gaGTCTATCGGAGACGGTTAATACTCTGAAGGAACAGATAATCGACTTGCAGTCGCAAATGGTGCTTCTAACGAGACAGCTGGATGATGAAAGGAAGTCACGCCTCTCCTTAGCTGCTACGGTTAAACGCAGTATTGCTGTTATGGATGCTTCTGTGTCCTGA
- the LOC124304291 gene encoding rho guanine nucleotide exchange factor 7 isoform X3 has translation MDDGGWWEGTLSDKTGWFPSNYVKEQKNSDSSHSSVKSSPEKTTQELAIQQRANRSVVLKDIIDSERANVAELQGLVNNFLKPLDTTGILTREEYKQLVGNILDVLEIHQHLLTSLEAACAQGSDARAGNLFLALAPRLKSIHIAYCASHPRAVCILDRFRDELNEFMEHCGAVTPGILVLTTGLSKPFRRLEKYSAMLQELERHMEKNHPDRGDTQRSVCVYREIAERCSAIRKQKELALTVLAGGIKGWEGEDLHTLGDIIYVGPVTLATGVDRRDRYFVLFSTTLLVLSTSQRMSSFVYEGKLPLTGIAVTKIDDTEDMKNGFEISGPMIESILAVCPSREERQQWIEYLTQEQRVNTAKSPSTMQHVSPLLNGKQPRMGVEGCLPPGIRSPWSIASLRPAPPLYSCKSFGKTDLLDAGGSMRIGNERMFEEDAIILRVIEGYCATVNTRLTVHSAMLECEAVHKACDKMSIMHNRVGNWDGSENRSLSETVNTLKEQIIDLQSQMVLLTRQLDDERKSRLSLAATVKRSIAVMDASVS, from the exons ATGGACGACGGCGGATGGTGGGAGGGCACGCTCAGTGACAAGACTGGATGGTTTCCCTCCAACTACGTCAAGGAGCAGAAAAATTCAG ACAGCAGCCATTCATCAGTAAAATCCTCACCTGAAAAAACTACTCAAGAGTTGGCCATCCAGCAGAGAGCTAACCGAAGCGTGGTCTTGAAGGACATTATCGATTCAGAAAGAGCGAACGTCGCGGAGCTTCAGGGACTAGTTAACAACTTTCTAAAACCCTTAGACACAACCGGCAT ACTGACGAGGGAAGAGTACAAACAGCTGGTTGGGAACATACTCGACGTCCTGGAAATCCATCAACACCTTCTCACCAGTTTGGAGGCTGCCTGTGCTCAGGGTTCGGATGCTAGAGCAGGAAACCTCTTCTTGGCTTTGGCGCCGAGGCTCAAGTCCATTCACATTGCCTACTGCGCTTCCCATCCTCGAGCCGTTTGCATATTGGACAGATTCAG AGATGAGCTGAACGAGTTTATGGAACACTGCGGAGCCGTTACTCCTGGTATCCTTGTGCTAACGACTGGGTTAAGTAAGCCTTTTCGtagattggaaaaatattcggcCATGCTGCAAGAGTTGGAGAGGCATATGGAAAAGAATCACCCTGACAGAGGAGACACTCAGCGTAGCGTATGCGTCTATAGGGAAATAGCG GAAAGGTGCAGCGCAATAAGAAAACAGAAGGAATTAGCTTTGACGGTCTTGGCGGGGGGAATAAAAGGCTGGGAGGGAGAAGACCTCCACACTCTAGGTGACATAATTTACGTCGGTCCTGTAACCCTTGCTACCGGAGTCGATCGCAGGGATCGATACTTTGTGCTTTTTTCCACAACGCTGCTTGTCTTGAGCACGAGCCAGAGAATGAGCTCCTTTGTTTACGAG GGCAAGCTTCCGTTGACTGGAATTGCAGTGACGAAAATCGATGACACGGAGGATATGAAGAACGGTTTTGAAATATCGG GACCAATGATCGAAAGTATACTCGCAGTCTGCCCTAGTCGAGAAGAGCGCCAGCAATGGATCGAATATCTGACCCAAGAGCAGCGTGTGAATACAGCAAAATCACCGTCGACGATGCAGCAC GTGAGTCCACTTCTGAATGGAAAACAACCACGGATGGGGGTGGAGGGCTGTCTTCCTCCAGGAATTAGATCGCCCTGGTCAATCGCCTCGCTGCGACCAGCCCCCCCTCTGTACTCCTGCAAAAGTTTTGGCAAGACGGACCTATTGGACGCCGGCGGTTCAATGCGAATCGGTA ATGAGCGGATGTTCGAGGAGGATGCCATCATATTGAGAGTTATAGAAGGCTACTGTGCGACTGTTAATACTCGACTCACGGTGCACTCTG cCATGCTAGAATGCGAAGCAGTCCATAAAGCTTGCGATAAAATGTCGATAATGCATAATAGAGTTGGAAATTGGGATGGAAGTGAAAACAG gaGTCTATCGGAGACGGTTAATACTCTGAAGGAACAGATAATCGACTTGCAGTCGCAAATGGTGCTTCTAACGAGACAGCTGGATGATGAAAGGAAGTCACGCCTCTCCTTAGCTGCTACGGTTAAACGCAGTATTGCTGTTATGGATGCTTCTGTGTCCTGA
- the LOC124304291 gene encoding rho guanine nucleotide exchange factor 7 isoform X5 produces MSKIDNPKLVVALFTFKGKNNDELCFRKGDVITITQMDDGGWWEGTLSDKTGWFPSNYVKEQKNSDSSHSSVKSSPEKTTQELAIQQRANRSVVLKDIIDSERANVAELQGLVNNFLKPLDTTGILTREEYKQLVGNILDVLEIHQHLLTSLEAACAQGSDARAGNLFLALAPRLKSIHIAYCASHPRAVCILDRFRDELNEFMEHCGAVTPGILVLTTGLSKPFRRLEKYSAMLQELERHMEKNHPDRGDTQRSVCVYREIAERCSAIRKQKELALTVLAGGIKGWEGEDLHTLGDIIYVGPVTLATGVDRRDRYFVLFSTTLLVLSTSQRMSSFVYEGKLPLTGIAVTKIDDTEDMKNGFEISGPMIESILAVCPSREERQQWIEYLTQEQRVNTAKSPSTMQHVSPLLNGKQPRMGVEGCLPPGIRSPWSIASLRPAPPLYSCKSFGKTDLLDAGGSMRIDERMFEEDAIILRVIEGYCATVNTRLTVHSGVYRRRLIL; encoded by the exons ATGTCCAAGATTGATAATCCAAAGCTGGTCGTGGCGCTGTTCACGTTCAAGGGAAAGAACAACGACGAG TTGTGCTTCAGGAAGGGAGATGTCATCACCATTACTCAGATGGACGACGGCGGATGGTGGGAGGGCACGCTCAGTGACAAGACTGGATGGTTTCCCTCCAACTACGTCAAGGAGCAGAAAAATTCAG ACAGCAGCCATTCATCAGTAAAATCCTCACCTGAAAAAACTACTCAAGAGTTGGCCATCCAGCAGAGAGCTAACCGAAGCGTGGTCTTGAAGGACATTATCGATTCAGAAAGAGCGAACGTCGCGGAGCTTCAGGGACTAGTTAACAACTTTCTAAAACCCTTAGACACAACCGGCAT ACTGACGAGGGAAGAGTACAAACAGCTGGTTGGGAACATACTCGACGTCCTGGAAATCCATCAACACCTTCTCACCAGTTTGGAGGCTGCCTGTGCTCAGGGTTCGGATGCTAGAGCAGGAAACCTCTTCTTGGCTTTGGCGCCGAGGCTCAAGTCCATTCACATTGCCTACTGCGCTTCCCATCCTCGAGCCGTTTGCATATTGGACAGATTCAG AGATGAGCTGAACGAGTTTATGGAACACTGCGGAGCCGTTACTCCTGGTATCCTTGTGCTAACGACTGGGTTAAGTAAGCCTTTTCGtagattggaaaaatattcggcCATGCTGCAAGAGTTGGAGAGGCATATGGAAAAGAATCACCCTGACAGAGGAGACACTCAGCGTAGCGTATGCGTCTATAGGGAAATAGCG GAAAGGTGCAGCGCAATAAGAAAACAGAAGGAATTAGCTTTGACGGTCTTGGCGGGGGGAATAAAAGGCTGGGAGGGAGAAGACCTCCACACTCTAGGTGACATAATTTACGTCGGTCCTGTAACCCTTGCTACCGGAGTCGATCGCAGGGATCGATACTTTGTGCTTTTTTCCACAACGCTGCTTGTCTTGAGCACGAGCCAGAGAATGAGCTCCTTTGTTTACGAG GGCAAGCTTCCGTTGACTGGAATTGCAGTGACGAAAATCGATGACACGGAGGATATGAAGAACGGTTTTGAAATATCGG GACCAATGATCGAAAGTATACTCGCAGTCTGCCCTAGTCGAGAAGAGCGCCAGCAATGGATCGAATATCTGACCCAAGAGCAGCGTGTGAATACAGCAAAATCACCGTCGACGATGCAGCAC GTGAGTCCACTTCTGAATGGAAAACAACCACGGATGGGGGTGGAGGGCTGTCTTCCTCCAGGAATTAGATCGCCCTGGTCAATCGCCTCGCTGCGACCAGCCCCCCCTCTGTACTCCTGCAAAAGTTTTGGCAAGACGGACCTATTGGACGCCGGCGGTTCAATGCGAATCG ATGAGCGGATGTTCGAGGAGGATGCCATCATATTGAGAGTTATAGAAGGCTACTGTGCGACTGTTAATACTCGACTCACGGTGCACTCTG gaGTCTATCGGAGACGGTTAATACTCTGA
- the LOC124304291 gene encoding rho guanine nucleotide exchange factor 7 isoform X4, with protein sequence MSKIDNPKLVVALFTFKGKNNDELCFRKGDVITITQMDDGGWWEGTLSDKTGWFPSNYVKEQKNSDSSHSSVKSSPEKTTQELAIQQRANRSVVLKDIIDSERANVAELQGLVNNFLKPLDTTGILTREEYKQLVGNILDVLEIHQHLLTSLEAACAQGSDARAGNLFLALAPRLKSIHIAYCASHPRAVCILDRFRDELNEFMEHCGAVTPGILVLTTGLSKPFRRLEKYSAMLQELERHMEKNHPDRGDTQRSVCVYREIAERCSAIRKQKELALTVLAGGIKGWEGEDLHTLGDIIYVGPVTLATGVDRRDRYFVLFSTTLLVLSTSQRMSSFVYEGKLPLTGIAVTKIDDTEDMKNGFEISGPMIESILAVCPSREERQQWIEYLTQEQRVNTAKSPSTMQHVSPLLNGKQPRMGVEGCLPPGIRSPWSIASLRPAPPLYSCKSFGKTDLLDAGGSMRIGNERMFEEDAIILRVIEGYCATVNTRLTVHSGVYRRRLIL encoded by the exons ATGTCCAAGATTGATAATCCAAAGCTGGTCGTGGCGCTGTTCACGTTCAAGGGAAAGAACAACGACGAG TTGTGCTTCAGGAAGGGAGATGTCATCACCATTACTCAGATGGACGACGGCGGATGGTGGGAGGGCACGCTCAGTGACAAGACTGGATGGTTTCCCTCCAACTACGTCAAGGAGCAGAAAAATTCAG ACAGCAGCCATTCATCAGTAAAATCCTCACCTGAAAAAACTACTCAAGAGTTGGCCATCCAGCAGAGAGCTAACCGAAGCGTGGTCTTGAAGGACATTATCGATTCAGAAAGAGCGAACGTCGCGGAGCTTCAGGGACTAGTTAACAACTTTCTAAAACCCTTAGACACAACCGGCAT ACTGACGAGGGAAGAGTACAAACAGCTGGTTGGGAACATACTCGACGTCCTGGAAATCCATCAACACCTTCTCACCAGTTTGGAGGCTGCCTGTGCTCAGGGTTCGGATGCTAGAGCAGGAAACCTCTTCTTGGCTTTGGCGCCGAGGCTCAAGTCCATTCACATTGCCTACTGCGCTTCCCATCCTCGAGCCGTTTGCATATTGGACAGATTCAG AGATGAGCTGAACGAGTTTATGGAACACTGCGGAGCCGTTACTCCTGGTATCCTTGTGCTAACGACTGGGTTAAGTAAGCCTTTTCGtagattggaaaaatattcggcCATGCTGCAAGAGTTGGAGAGGCATATGGAAAAGAATCACCCTGACAGAGGAGACACTCAGCGTAGCGTATGCGTCTATAGGGAAATAGCG GAAAGGTGCAGCGCAATAAGAAAACAGAAGGAATTAGCTTTGACGGTCTTGGCGGGGGGAATAAAAGGCTGGGAGGGAGAAGACCTCCACACTCTAGGTGACATAATTTACGTCGGTCCTGTAACCCTTGCTACCGGAGTCGATCGCAGGGATCGATACTTTGTGCTTTTTTCCACAACGCTGCTTGTCTTGAGCACGAGCCAGAGAATGAGCTCCTTTGTTTACGAG GGCAAGCTTCCGTTGACTGGAATTGCAGTGACGAAAATCGATGACACGGAGGATATGAAGAACGGTTTTGAAATATCGG GACCAATGATCGAAAGTATACTCGCAGTCTGCCCTAGTCGAGAAGAGCGCCAGCAATGGATCGAATATCTGACCCAAGAGCAGCGTGTGAATACAGCAAAATCACCGTCGACGATGCAGCAC GTGAGTCCACTTCTGAATGGAAAACAACCACGGATGGGGGTGGAGGGCTGTCTTCCTCCAGGAATTAGATCGCCCTGGTCAATCGCCTCGCTGCGACCAGCCCCCCCTCTGTACTCCTGCAAAAGTTTTGGCAAGACGGACCTATTGGACGCCGGCGGTTCAATGCGAATCGGTA ATGAGCGGATGTTCGAGGAGGATGCCATCATATTGAGAGTTATAGAAGGCTACTGTGCGACTGTTAATACTCGACTCACGGTGCACTCTG gaGTCTATCGGAGACGGTTAATACTCTGA